A part of Acidimicrobiales bacterium genomic DNA contains:
- a CDS encoding PPOX class F420-dependent oxidoreductase yields the protein MATALPDDVRALLERPNYVHLCTLLPDGSPTSIPVWVGLEGDRILVGSGTGTQKARNVARDPRVALSVVDLENPYRTATIRGRVVEQRPDHDCAVMNVIARRYTGADFPWSGPTRIVLVIEPDSARYAELPFTHAPGR from the coding sequence ATGGCCACGGCCCTCCCCGACGACGTCCGCGCCCTGCTGGAGCGGCCGAACTACGTGCACCTGTGCACCCTGCTGCCCGACGGCTCGCCCACCAGCATCCCGGTGTGGGTGGGCCTCGAGGGCGACCGGATCCTCGTCGGCAGCGGCACCGGCACCCAGAAGGCGAGGAACGTCGCCCGCGACCCACGGGTGGCGCTGTCGGTGGTCGACCTCGAGAACCCGTACCGCACCGCCACGATCCGCGGTCGCGTCGTCGAGCAGCGGCCCGACCACGACTGCGCGGTGATGAACGTGATCGCGCGCAGGTACACGGGGGCCGACTTCCCGTGGTCGGGCCCCACCCGCATCGTGCTGGTGATCGAGCCCGACTCGGCACGGTACGCCGAGCTGCCGTTCACCCACGCGCCCGGCCGCTGA
- a CDS encoding glycosyltransferase family 1 protein, with product MRVLLTTIPGTGHFAKVVPLARAVVEAGHELRVASSASFQPTIERAGLAGVPAGLDWLESAPDRIAPALARANARQRSSAVGTIVSQVAPARMLQDLLRMAEAWRPDVVVSEPSEWGGLLAAERLRTPHALLATRIPFVVPTWQSRPPSPARATGPAAIPYSELRRRLGLASPDAPHHVLARRYLVLDGTPPSFHPADRVLHARTAHAVRLVPWSAPDPDGSPWLDRLPTDRPVVHVNIGTVFDRDPPAAATTARAAIAEGAYVVVAHAGPAAELGPLPDGVLVVRWAPHDLLLPRCSAVVHRGGWGTTLLTVAHRRPALVVPHGADQPLVAARLQACGAGRSLPVGPVDEDAARRELRRLLDDVLLRRNAARIGDELATMPGPEHGVVLLERLVETGRPIAGRPDLPGVW from the coding sequence GTGCGGGTCCTGCTCACCACGATCCCGGGGACCGGCCACTTCGCCAAGGTCGTGCCGCTGGCCCGCGCGGTCGTCGAGGCCGGTCACGAGCTGCGGGTGGCGTCGAGTGCCTCGTTCCAGCCGACGATCGAGCGAGCGGGGCTTGCCGGCGTGCCGGCCGGGCTCGACTGGCTGGAGTCGGCCCCGGACCGCATCGCCCCAGCCCTCGCCCGTGCCAACGCCCGGCAGCGGTCGTCGGCCGTCGGCACCATCGTCAGCCAGGTGGCGCCGGCGCGGATGCTGCAGGACCTGCTCCGGATGGCAGAGGCGTGGCGGCCCGACGTGGTCGTCTCCGAGCCCAGCGAATGGGGCGGGCTGCTGGCGGCCGAGCGCCTGCGGACACCCCACGCCCTGCTCGCGACCAGGATCCCCTTCGTCGTCCCCACGTGGCAGTCGCGGCCACCGTCGCCGGCTCGGGCCACCGGCCCCGCCGCGATCCCCTACTCGGAGCTCCGCCGGCGGCTCGGTCTCGCCTCACCCGACGCGCCGCACCACGTGCTCGCTCGGCGGTACCTGGTGCTCGACGGCACCCCGCCGAGCTTCCACCCCGCCGACCGAGTGCTCCACGCCCGGACCGCCCACGCCGTGCGGCTCGTGCCGTGGAGCGCACCCGACCCCGACGGCTCGCCGTGGCTCGACCGCCTCCCCACCGATCGGCCGGTCGTCCACGTCAACATTGGCACCGTCTTCGATCGCGACCCGCCGGCGGCGGCCACCACCGCTCGCGCCGCGATCGCCGAGGGGGCGTACGTGGTCGTCGCCCACGCCGGCCCCGCCGCCGAGCTGGGCCCCCTCCCCGACGGCGTCCTGGTGGTGCGGTGGGCGCCCCACGACCTGCTGCTCCCCCGCTGTTCGGCCGTGGTCCACCGCGGCGGCTGGGGGACCACCCTGCTCACCGTCGCGCACCGCCGGCCCGCCCTCGTGGTGCCCCACGGAGCGGACCAGCCGCTCGTCGCCGCCCGGCTCCAGGCCTGCGGCGCGGGCCGGTCGCTCCCGGTCGGCCCGGTCGACGAGGACGCGGCGCGCCGCGAGCTCCGGCGGCTGCTCGACGACGTCCTCCTCCGCCGCAACGCAGCACGGATCGGCGACGAGCTCGCCACCATGCCCGGGCCCGAGCACGGCGTCGTCCTCCTCGAACGGCTCGTCGAGACCGGTCGCCCGATCGCGGGCCGGCCCGACCTGCCCGGTGTCTGGTAG
- a CDS encoding SURF1 family protein has protein sequence MHRYRFLLSPRWILFGLLCLLLMATTVSLGRWQWQRHTTKRDARQLAAERAEQVPVPLDRVVSPDDDAGVADDLRFTPVTVSGTYDTAAEVLVRSRTFDGRTGYWVLTPLVPEGSDAAVLVNRGWIPLDVPAPRPVASVAPPAGEVTVRGVLVAGQTRGAFGPRDPAGGTLTELARADVGRIQQQYPADLYPVIVQLDAQEPVQPGDLPVPVPPAPPDLGPHLGYTLQWGVFTLLVPVGWFVVVRQSARRRERDERRAARGAGAGAVGVSP, from the coding sequence GTGCACCGCTACCGCTTCCTGCTCTCGCCGCGCTGGATCCTGTTCGGCCTGCTGTGCCTGCTGCTCATGGCCACCACCGTCAGCCTGGGGCGGTGGCAGTGGCAACGGCACACCACCAAGCGCGACGCCCGACAGCTCGCCGCCGAGCGGGCCGAGCAGGTACCCGTCCCCCTCGACCGGGTCGTGTCGCCCGACGACGATGCGGGCGTGGCGGACGACCTGCGCTTCACGCCGGTCACCGTCTCCGGCACCTACGACACCGCCGCCGAGGTGCTGGTGCGGTCGCGCACCTTCGACGGCCGCACCGGCTACTGGGTGCTGACCCCCCTGGTCCCCGAGGGCTCCGACGCCGCCGTGCTGGTCAACCGGGGCTGGATCCCGCTCGACGTCCCCGCCCCGCGGCCGGTGGCGAGCGTGGCCCCGCCGGCGGGCGAGGTGACGGTGCGGGGCGTGCTCGTGGCCGGCCAGACGCGGGGCGCCTTCGGGCCGCGCGACCCGGCCGGCGGCACCCTCACCGAGCTGGCCCGGGCCGACGTCGGACGCATCCAGCAGCAGTACCCGGCCGACCTGTACCCGGTGATCGTGCAGCTCGACGCCCAGGAGCCGGTCCAGCCCGGCGACCTCCCCGTCCCGGTCCCCCCGGCACCGCCCGACCTGGGTCCCCATCTCGGCTACACGCTCCAGTGGGGCGTCTTCACGCTGCTCGTGCCGGTGGGGTGGTTCGTCGTGGTGCGCCAGTCGGCCCGGCGGCGCGAGCGCGACGAGCGCCGTGCCGCCCGCGGGGCCGGGGCCGGGGCCGTCGGGGTCTCGCCGTGA